From a single Chlorocebus sabaeus isolate Y175 chromosome X, mChlSab1.0.hap1, whole genome shotgun sequence genomic region:
- the LOC103247330 gene encoding A-kinase anchor protein 17B, with protein MEKITRDHLQKSSHCLGEENLRYSPRKQRTGILLGDEEYEYGLFFEHNSLEITIIKDQSLENEDHHGSSESCSKLSGRGQGRKPKIHETDAFFDYLFNYYEAPQYTRICLETSQAAGTCQWQRDVQTKGDGFQISLRKRRHHSINSSQGENLERKEQVQENDYSSNVCTQDPEHKRGEVDYAKECTNGFKTHCQETAHKAGGQLSPTDGNSHLLEKTHTYIEDSKSTRKSQVSTPHESIGLDLQLTDFLEEISSDSECFSETLSVNKEEKEKSVATFNSFSEKEPLDTDKMITRKQNTRLSQQTFFSKWRSDGEEKYSNYRFRTPGRKSEYEPKWICSWRRGESHFITHENNNDQMKEQIAPNYFFDEDYYQEPSSSYLEGRFSDSALDQKVNYGPSQVPVMSSRRARSFYFGNFHRRRETPWKSEYNQNSRRFRGCNYNYFKFNSDYHYSRQNGQEYIDYGSYSGNNCTGSLNFKCFDGHLDQEYLFSQ; from the coding sequence atggagaaaataactAGGGATCACTTACAGAAATCTTCCCACTGCCTTGGGGAAGAAAATTTAAGGTATTCCCCTAGAAAACAGAGAACTGGAATATTATTAGGTGATGAAGAATATGAATACGGTTTGTTTTTTGAGCATAACTCCTTGGAGATTACGATAATTAAAGACCAGTCTCTTGAAAATGAAGATCACCATGGTTCTAGTGAATCCTGTTCCAAATTATCtgggagaggccaaggcaggaaaccTAAGATCCATGAAACAGATGCATTTTTTGACTATCTTTTCAATTATTATGAGGCTCCACAATATACTCGTATCTGCCTAGAAACAAGTCAGGCAGCAGGCACATGTCAGTGGCAGAGGGATGTCCAAACTAAGGGAGATGGATTTCAGATTAGTTTGAGAAAGCGTAGGCATCACTCAATCAATTCGAGCCAAGGGGAAAACCTGGAAAGGAAAGAACAGGTTCAAGAAAATGATTACTCATCGAACGTTTGTACTCAGGATCCTGAGCATAAACGAGGAGAAGTAGATTATGCCAAAGAATGTACTAATGGGTTTAAAACTCATTGCCAGGAGACAGCCCATAAAGCTGGTGGTCAGCTGTCCCCAACTGATGGAAACAGCCATCTGTTGGAAAAGACTCATACTTATATTGAAGATTCCAAATCCACAAGGAAAAGCCAAGTGTCCACACCCCACGAATCAATAGGCTTAGATTTACAGTTGACAGATTTCTTAGAGGAAATTAGTAGTGATTCTGAATGCTTCAGTGAAACCCTTAGTGTaaacaaagaggagaaagagaaatctgTGGCCACATttaatagtttctcagaaaaagaaCCTCTTGACACTGACAAAATGATCACGCGCAAACAAAATACAAGGTTGAGTCAGCAGACCTTTTTTTCAAAGTGGAGGAGTGATGGTGAGGAAAAATACTCTAATTACAGGTTTAGGACACCAGGCAGGAAGTCTGAGTATGAACCGAAATGGATATGTTCATGGCGTAGGGGTGAAAGTCATTTCATTACACATGAAAACAACAATGACCAAATGAAGGAACAGATAGCCCCCAATTACTTTTTTGATGAAGATTACTACCAGGAACCCAGTTCCAGTTATCTAGAGGGGAGGTTTAGTGATAGTGCATTGGATCAGAAAGTGAACTATGGGCCCTCTCAGGTGCCCGTAATGTCATCAAGAAGGGCTAGGTCTTTctattttggtaattttcacaGAAGAAGAGAGACTCCTTGGAAGTCAGAATATAACCAGAATTCAAGAAGGTTTAGAGGATGTAATTATAACTATTTCAAATTCAATTCTGATTATCACTATAGTAGACAAAATGGTCAGGAGTATATTGACTATGGAAGCTATTCAGGAAATAACTGCACtggttctttaaattttaaatgttttgatggCCACTTAGATCAGGAGTATCTTTTTTCACAGTAA